One window of the Manihot esculenta cultivar AM560-2 chromosome 14, M.esculenta_v8, whole genome shotgun sequence genome contains the following:
- the LOC110631053 gene encoding protein CHLOROPLAST IMPORT APPARATUS 2: protein MSSPCFTGGSRTYGFDLEIVKPPSTSTLSSSPSSTVSESSNFPLTISTRKPRTPRKRPNQTYDEATALLSTVYPNIFSTKHLTNNSRRSNKPHQNTLLLDESSSELLWPFRVLDDSVFLPHQPIESGKPRFVNESKVANFMISCDNKSCLRGNSMELCDGYEEDFDAESILDEEIEEGIDSIMGNLRVSNENVDVWSNKDGNRMGLHFGDKFHFGVENGMRKGISALRNCDERNWWIFPIVDMLQISPRLNHNNLKVSYSKPKVKLNSNSGEKKKKKMEKKAVELKRNPESVQENSIPLPNSGLLLKLNYEGVLDAWSDRGSPFSEELRGSEGNNISLCFPSYYSGT, encoded by the coding sequence ATGTCTTCTCCTTGTTTCACTGGAGGTAGCAGAACCTATGGTTTTGATTTAGAAATAGTGAAACCTCCATCAACTTCAACCCTCtcatcttctccatcttctACTGTCTCTGAATCAAGCAATTTCCCTCTAACTATCTCCACAAGAAAACCTCGTACTCCTCGAAAACGTCCCAACCAAACTTACGACGAAGCAACTGCTCTCCTCTCCACTGTCTACCCAAACATCTTCTCCACCAAGCACCTTACTAATAATTCTCGCAGATCCAACAAACCTCACCAGAACACTCTTCTCCTCGACGAGTCGTCCTCAGAGTTACTATGGCCTTTTCGAGTTCTTGACGATTCTGTTTTTCTACCTCATCAACCCATCGAAAGTGGGAAACCCAGATTCGTAAATGAATCCAAGGTCGCAAATTTCATGATTTCTTGTGATAATAAGTCTTGCCTGAGGGGGAATTCCATGGAACTCTGTGATGGATATGAGGAAGATTTCGATGCTGAGTCGATCCTCGATGAGGAAATCGAGGAGGGAATCGATAGCATAATGGGAAATCTAAGAGTAAGCAATGAAAACGTCGATGTTTGGTCTAATAAAGATGGGAATCGAATGGGATTGCATTTCGGCGACAAATTCCACTTCGGCGTTGAAAATGGAATGAGAAAAGGAATTAGCGCATTGAGAAATTGCGATGAACGAAATTGGTGGATTTTTCCAATCGTCGATATGCTTCAAATTTCGCCCAGACTTAATCACAACAACCTTAAGGTTTCATATTCGAAGCCAAAGGTGAAGCTGAATTCAAATTCCGgcgagaaaaagaagaagaagatggagaaaaaGGCTGTGGAATTGAAGAGGAATCCCGAATCGGTACAGGAGAATTCAATTCCGCTCCCGAACTCCGGCTTGTTATTGAAATTAAACTACGAAGGCGTTTTGGACGCTTGGTCGGACCGCGGGTCTCCGTTTTCGGAAGAACTTCGTGGATCCGAAGGAAACAATATCTCTTTATGTTTCCCATCTTATTACAGTGGAACTTAG